Proteins encoded together in one Candidatus Neomarinimicrobiota bacterium window:
- the ccsA gene encoding cytochrome c biogenesis protein CcsA produces the protein MVQILKFVVLFAYIAALYYYALDFTGKRRGFLLKPVNVLQTAIVIHLFYWGALYFNSGNLPIGSLFGALTTFVLLISLIYMFIEIVVKDRSFGIFLLPLVILLQGISSIFIRTDAVQSPILENAIFEIHVISMIVSYSAFSLGAIAGVMHLLLSQKIKRQKLGILYINLPSLQFLSQVIVISVYFGFVFLTAGMLLGFFNAFQVPEAGISFFDPKIISVILTWAIYGYFILRHLLKRLGAKESAYLSLVGFLMIFFTFFVVNILMTTFHLFP, from the coding sequence ATGGTACAGATACTCAAATTCGTAGTTCTTTTCGCATACATCGCAGCGTTGTACTATTACGCTCTCGATTTTACGGGAAAACGAAGAGGTTTCCTGCTAAAACCCGTCAACGTGTTGCAAACTGCTATTGTTATTCACCTGTTTTATTGGGGAGCGTTGTATTTCAATTCAGGAAATTTGCCGATTGGAAGTCTATTCGGAGCTCTAACGACTTTCGTCCTGCTGATCTCCCTGATATATATGTTTATAGAAATCGTCGTTAAAGACCGGTCATTCGGCATATTTCTTCTTCCGCTTGTCATACTGTTGCAGGGAATATCATCAATATTTATAAGAACTGACGCCGTCCAATCACCAATATTGGAGAACGCGATATTTGAAATTCACGTGATATCCATGATAGTCTCCTACTCCGCATTTTCTTTAGGAGCGATCGCAGGAGTTATGCATTTGCTGCTGTCGCAAAAGATCAAAAGACAAAAATTGGGAATACTGTACATAAACCTTCCTTCTTTACAATTTCTTTCACAGGTAATAGTCATATCAGTCTATTTTGGCTTTGTTTTCCTGACAGCGGGAATGTTGTTAGGTTTTTTCAACGCTTTTCAGGTGCCGGAAGCAGGAATTTCGTTCTTTGATCCGAAGATAATTTCTGTCATCCTTACGTGGGCTATATACGGTTATTTCATATTAAGACATTTATTGAAACGGTTAGGCGCCAAAGAATCGGCGTATCTTTCACTGGTCGGATTCCTGATGATATTTTTTACCTTTTTTGTAGTAAACATACTGATGACAACTTTTCATCTGTTTCCGTAG